Part of the Amphiura filiformis chromosome 9, Afil_fr2py, whole genome shotgun sequence genome is shown below.
CATTTTGATAGAGGATGCTTATACATGGGTTGCTCATTGGGGGAGGAACCCGAATAGGTCAAACAGTAGATTTTGTAATTAAAACAGTCCCATGGTCATTATCACAGGGAAGGTCATACTAACGCTTACAGTGTTGTGTCTAGTTAAATTGTGTTTATTGTATAAGTTTCATCACATGTCATTTTATTGTGAGTTTCCTAATCTTCTCCCCTCATTACCGTACCAACTGCAGATTACCAATCATTCCTGGCAGTCCATGAGGGATAGATTTGGTAAGAAATTGGAGAGCCGTTTACCTGGATACATCGAAAAGTACAAGGCATGTGTATTGAAGAAATATGGATTCACATCATCAGAATCAAGTGCTGAAGATAAAGGTGAGAAATCCATTCTAGTACTGTTCCTCTCTGCTGTTTTGAGTTCATGGTTGaagaaattcatcaggattggtagaataaagtcaatcaaaaggttcttatttctgatccaataaattgcacttactgtgttACGTTTCGATAGCCACTCGGTTATCTTTATCCGAATGAAGACTGCTACAGAAACCTGGTCATCCAGTTTGATCCAGTTTTGATGAACTGCTATATCCTGTGTCAAAAACCCATCAAAACATCCAATAggaaaaaatcaactggcaacaccaagttAATCACTAAGAAACcaataggtgattggatgaccagttcacagtagcagtcttcattcagtgttgataaagataacagagtggttatcgaaacgtacacagtaagtgcaatttattggatcagaaataaaaACCTTTTGATTGTTTTGAAttcatttgtcaagaccaaatgaaAAACTTATGTTTTTATGCTGACAGTTTTGCTTCTTCCTTTCTAAAAGCATTGATAATGTTATTGATCCTTTTATTTGGAGGGGGACACATTTACCGGATGTTTTGGATTTCCCAGAAGTTTACTCCTGCCTCCAGCATTGGTCTTGAGTATAGGATCAATTCCAAAATATCTGGTCCAGGTTcctgctccaagcagatggatcaataacatcatcaatgctttgagaaagACAGAACTTGACAAATGAACTTAAAACAGCCGATTAATTAAtcgacctgatgaacctcttcaatcACTGTTCTTGTCTGTTGTCTGATCTTAGCTGAGATTCAAACTGTGAAGTTCAAAACAATGTGCGATAGGTGTTGACCCTATTGACAGTCTCATTCCTCCTATTTACCCCATCATCATGCTGATTTTCGTAGCAGGTGAAAGCTTATATTTAGCTcatgtgaaattttaggcctgaatGTGTTTAATTTGGTGATTACCTCCCCTTAACTGTTCTGTGGCcacacatatgtgaccagctccaacaaaacccggaacaagtcgccagacatgtttttgaattATAGGCCTTTAAATGAAGGCCTTTAAacatatgataatccctattcaatcctgtgtaaggcaggaaactaattggcccattactcagaatagcaatttggcaaaaatatcaaggtatcatttacaaaattacccatatcttgaaaagtattgatgctatttatatttatgttggtatcattttaaagcttattgtctagtgcttagctgcttacatttttatgcaaatcatgaaatgtcaaaaatgtgacttccTGGTTTTGCCAGAGCGGGTCACATTTTTGCTCCTAGAATCTAAACTGCTagagcaatttaactcaaaattaaaaatgaaaatgtatGGTTGATGGGCCTCGATGTGGGGTAGTAAACACCATACAATCAGACCAACCACCTTTAAATCTGTAATTTATCTGATTTGTTTATTTTCAGGAAATGAATCAAATGGTCCACGTAAGCAAAATAAAACTGCAAAGAACAAGAACACAAATAATAATCATGTTGAGGAAGAAGTACAGGAAGTAGATCTAGTCAGTGATGACTCCTTTGACAAATCTCTTAGGGAAGGTGCTGCGGAGATTGAACAGGTGCCTACCAAATCAAGAACACCTTGTAAAGAAAAGCCAAATACTGTTGAAAGTAAACAGGGCAATGATTCCGGAGGAAAACAAACCACTAAGCTTGATTCAAACCAATCGCACAATCAAAACAATTCAAGTGAGAAACAATCACAAAGTGACAAACCTCGGGTCACAAGAAGTCAACACAATCAATTACCACAAGAGACTAATGATCAAATCCAGTGTTCAAGGGTTACAAGATCCAACCAAGCTTTGTCAAGCCCTGCAAAGAATAGTAAACTTGCGTCAAAAAGAAAGCCTGTCCAATCTGAAGGATCTGAAACGGAAAACATTCATAATACCAGGTCTAAAAGAAAGTGTGAAAGTCCGAAAAAGTTACATCCACTCATGCCTAACTACTCGTCACAAGATACAGAAGGAAAGGACACAGGAGAAGAGTCACAATCATCTCCTTTGAGGAGAAAGACGCGGCAAGCTGGGCATAAGAAAAACTTTAGGAAGTCATCGAGaaggaagaagatgatgatgatggaggaTAGCAGTAGCAGTTCTGATGAGGAGGAGCATAATGAACCAGCATCTCATAAACCTCAACGGtattgttaaccccatgagaactacctgccgattggctaaaaagaagtttttattatcaattggaccaatcagcaacattgttagaataatttcaccacacaaataaattatttgcaaagctcccttctgattagtgattaaaatgaagatatcatgtaattgaccaatcaaaggcaatgttagattggcaggtagtgttcagggggttaatCATCTCTTTTGTTGTTTCATTCTTAaaaatttgtttgcaaaaaaaatatgttATAGCATGTTTTGATTTGTCAAATTCCTGTGAAATGCTTTGAATTAATTGTGCTATTGAACACCAAACTAAATTTCTGACAATTTCTTGCCACGAAAAATCATGGAATAGTCGTAGTACTTTTGATGAACTCAAAAAACTTTTACTTTTGTTGCACCAAAAGTAGAATTATAATTGATATTGAAGTTAAGATGATACCTACAGtagatgttattaaaaagttgtaAAGTAACTTTTTTATTCTGACTACTTGCACACTCACATAGATTTTTTAGGAACCGTACATACTGATCATGAGATACTGTATAAACCTTACTATAATGGATTTCAATCCTCAATGCAGGCTTGATCGTACTGCCATAGACAAGATTATCAATGAAAGAGACAAGAGTGATGAAGAGGAATCTGTcaacagtgatgatgatgatgcagagaCTCAAGTCATGGAGGTTCAAGGTTAGTGTTAAAAggtcaatatgtgacacgatctggtccatgggggccaaaggaagcatttttgaaaattgagttactgtaattgttacacgtacaataggctatcatttactgaaaacaccagagGTCTAGCATACGtcgttctaaagttatgaaggtttttgatgtctatttccttatgtatttttttgttttttactccatattttcacctttatctcagtttcaaatttgccgcctttggcccccatggaccagatcgtgtcacatatgacaatttaaaattaaatgaGCTAGCAGTTtacagttaattttttttaatcagatttTCTTTTGTTATATATATTCCAATTGATTAAACAAAATTCTTCTCAACCTCTGAAGTCCATCAAAGTTGCCAACCCTATTGCAAGAAAAGTTTGCTTGTCCATTTTGAAGATTGTGTGTCCAAATTGTGTATCACATCCTAGGTGTGTCCAAAATAGTAGATGGACAGGTTGCTAGCTGAGACACTGCATAGTTTTCTTGTCATCTCATTCATTTCTTTGGGTCTTTTGAGCTTCTTCTGATCAGCACAACTGCATTTTGCAAAGAGCAAGCCAGACATGCATGTTTGACTGTGTCCAACTGAAGGTGATCTTACCATACATTGTaattgaacacattttaatctttacccagagcagccagtgccAGTGGCGGTGGTACAACGGAAAGGGGGgcaatcccccaatattttcttCCTCCCCCAGTTTTCCCCCCAcctttgaggcaaaacccccaaattacgtaaatctCCACTTTTTGCGCAAACTTTgccgattttgcccccctgaaatttgcTTTTCCCCCccggcccccccccctccccctgaaaaaaaaacaacttcctggtgccgccactggcaaGTGcacaaatatgaagaaaacaagTGTATTTGACTGGATTCTGTTCGTCATCCTTCGTAATACTAACATGacactctaaccaactgagctgcAGGCATGCTGGAGCAGAGTGAAGGATTGAAATTGATAGGCTTAGGTTTGAATGAAGTTTATCACATTTATATGGGCTGGCTGGTCGGTCtgggtaaaaattaaaattttttcattgtatcaacccagagaactaagtataataattttccaTACATTGTAATTGTCTACCTTGCAGAAGTACCAGATTCACTTCCTGATAGTCAAAATGATGATCATGTAGAGGCATTAGATGAAGATGTGGAAGCTATACAGGTAAACCTTTCTGCTGTTGCTAGGGGATGTGTTCATGGCAGTGTTGGGTTGCTGTAGTTTTAGTGGCAGAGGGGTGGCAGTAGCAACCATGTTGTACTCCTTGTGACCCAACAATAGCAGTGGTGACAGTTATATTAATCTTTGAAATGCCTTGATTTAATCTAAGAAACTTAACTTCTCATGTAGTATAGAGCCTATAGACCCCTTCCTGGACCCCCAAGTTCTAGAGGCTAAagtaaattatttttgaatacatCTGTGATCTGTGCTTGTGTCGAGTGTACACAGTAGTGGTAAACAAttacgctgattggctgatcaacagacATAACAACAAGATGATTTACCCATTGGTCATCAATGTGTAGAAGGGTAGAACATGTAGCATCTTCTACACGATCAATGGCATACCCAGATCACCGAAGTATTAAAAAATTTACATTAGTGCTTACCCCTGCTCCTGGGGTGCCCTAAACTTCATTACTTGTCAAACATTTGTGTCACTTGAAGGAGTCAGTTAGTTTTCCACTGTGGCTTTTGATGCTTGCTTGCTTCAGTGATGTTCGTTTTGCACTGCTGTCTCAATGTCAGAAGTCTCAAGTCCAGCGTCTTTTATCTTTTTGTTTTGACAGGGTATCATGTCTAAATTTGAGATATCTGCACAAATGGCTCTGCATGCGGTATACATAAATAGTGGGGATATTGATGCTACAGATCACTTCATCATGACAGGACAACCACCTGAAGGTACATTTATATAAAGTTGACAAGTTCTACGTCAACTCTTATAACTTAATTTCTGTACAAAATTGTGATACTGACATCACTGTTACTTCAAAATACAAAACACCAAAATGGACTGAATAAGATCTTTGATATGTATATTGTATGTTCCTGCCATAAGTGCCATACAGCTGACCATGTTTgttaagggatcaaatcaaaattcgaccgccggttccgggcgtgTTCCCCCCAGTTGTCAGAGGTCATTGCTATATGAATAATTCAAGAATTCATGAGTAACATGAGAAGAACTTCAGGGAATGAAAATCAATTCTGTGTATGTATTGTACTACATTTGTATAGAAACCACTTGAAATGAATCCTCTTGAAAATTGTATTACTTGCGCGGAAGACTGGATGATATCAAACATTTATGTAaaccagggtgtgacgactgacctcattactacatgtatgtatattccCGTAGACTTTTAGAACCGCCCGGAATTGGCGGTCAACctgcggtcgagttttgatttga
Proteins encoded:
- the LOC140160579 gene encoding uncharacterized protein, with the translated sequence MAKESGEKFSHSKMLFRTDEGLPITFRIRPSETKARLSDLIKYGGGLVTSKNSEENYIHLYIKGDEAIPNNAVKAQYIDDCVAQNQQLDIDQYRVPKDAPINKKTDHSSSPSTSVISTTSTVKGRAAYTEEEDEAILSEIAKNPNSYRGNKIWKKMEMMKITNHSWQSMRDRFGKKLESRLPGYIEKYKACVLKKYGFTSSESSAEDKGNESNGPRKQNKTAKNKNTNNNHVEEEVQEVDLVSDDSFDKSLREGAAEIEQVPTKSRTPCKEKPNTVESKQGNDSGGKQTTKLDSNQSHNQNNSSEKQSQSDKPRVTRSQHNQLPQETNDQIQCSRVTRSNQALSSPAKNSKLASKRKPVQSEGSETENIHNTRSKRKCESPKKLHPLMPNYSSQDTEGKDTGEESQSSPLRRKTRQAGHKKNFRKSSRRKKMMMMEDSSSSSDEEEHNEPASHKPQRLDRTAIDKIINERDKSDEEESVNSDDDDAETQVMEVQEVPDSLPDSQNDDHVEALDEDVEAIQGIMSKFEISAQMALHAVYINSGDIDATDHFIMTGQPPEDLALWMKDDNSKLDSSNPDDIRKLVRKFGQEEVAARQKYLDS